A DNA window from Cutaneotrichosporon cavernicola HIS019 DNA, chromosome: 2 contains the following coding sequences:
- a CDS encoding uncharacterized protein (Cobalamin-independent synthase, Catalytic domain) — translation MPETKAPFRAEHVGSLLRPKELLADRAAFDAGKLSMESLDAAADKAIDKAIAMQADLGFHALTDGEYRRGMFWGEFFQTLNGMEERDNIPVSKFRDYVPDVMVFHENGGWGRSCVCTGRISHSGTSSLLKEWTYTRDHANKLGREAKLTMISPVWYHLRYKEGEAYPSNAYSSDKEYFADIAAAFRAELDILYDAGVRNVQIDDPNLAYFCSQVMIDGWAADPANKYTLDELFETYIAAYNDCLRDHKDKIHFGLHLCRGNFKNSRHFAEGSYDRIAAKLFNQVNVHTYYLEYDTERSGGFECLAHLPADKRVVLGIITSKFAELENKADMEARVRQAAKFMARGGSEDEAMTRISVSPQCGFASNEEGNAISWDGMVGKLGLVREIANEMWPGEP, via the exons atgcCAGAGACGAAAGCCCCCTTCCGTGCCGAGCACGTCGgctccctcctccgtccaaaggagctcctcgccgaccgcgcAGCCTTTGACGCTGGCAAGCTATCCATGGAATCActggacgccgccgccgacaaggccatCGACAAGGCCATCGCCATGCAGGCCGACCTAGGCTTCCACGCCCTCACGGACGGCGAGTATCGCCGCGGCATGTTCTGGGGCGAGTTCTTCCAAACCCTCAACGGCATGGAG GAACGCGACAACATTCCCGTCTCAAAGTTCCGCGACTACGTTCCCGACGTCATGGTGTTCCACGAGAATGGGGGGTGGGGCCGCTCATGTGTGTGTACTGGCCGTATCTCTCATTCCGGCACATCGAGCTTGTTGAAGGAATGGACATATACCCGCGACCACGCCAACAAGCTTGGCCGTGAGGCAAAGCTCACCATGATCTCGCCGGTTTGGTACCACCTCCGAtacaaggagggcgaggcgtACCCGTCGAATGCGTACAGTAGTGACAAGGAGTACTTTGCCGATATTGCCGCGGCGTttcgcgccgagctcgacattCTCTACGATGCTGGTGTGCGCAACGTCCAGATCGACGACCCGAACCTTGCCT atTTCTGTTCCCAAGTCATGATTGACGGGTGGGCCGCTGACCCCGCCAACAAATAcaccctcgacgagctcttCGAAACCTACATCGCCGCCTACAACGATTGCCTCCGCGACCATAAAGACAAGATACACTTTGGCCTCCACCTGTGTCGAGGCAACTTTAAGAACTCGCGCCACTTTGCTGAGGGAAGCTACGACCGGAtcgccgccaagctcttCAACCAAGTCAATGTCCACACCTATTACCTGGAATACGACACGGAGCGTTCTGGTGGGTTTGAATGTCTCGCCCACTTGCCGGCGGACAAGCGCGTCGTGCTCGGCATCATCACGTCCAAATttgccgagctggagaaCAAGGCCGACATGGAGGCGCGGGTACGCCAGGCCGCCAAGTTTATGGCCCGCGGCGGaagcgaggacgaggccatGACACGTATCAGCGTGTCCCCACAGTGTGGGTTTGCGTCGAATGAGGAGGGTAACGCCATCTCGTGGGATGGCATGGTTGGCAAACTCGGCCTTGTGCGCGAGATCGCAAACGAGATGTGGCCCGGCGAACCCTAA
- a CDS encoding uncharacterized protein (Beta-lactamase): MPAPKPPPHLTQEGKRALDAWLKAEVAKGEHPAMFAIVATSSEVLYEGVRGDRVFGQPEKGRVDWDTTLQLWSMTKLVTSVACLQLMEAGKVDVDDGQLIETILPELAKQPILLGYEGDKPVFKKRTLPLTLRHLLTHTCGSTYTLEGTPLAKWAAQTGHRSWLAKGAKLDSITRPLLFEPGTAFEYGHGIDWAGLLVERVSGLTLEDYFRRHIWSHVPGECRSMTFYPTPRSKRRMMGMHGRVGGKVVPDPGWRDVTVWHAMDIKFRFGGAGLIGTARDYTAFLQHLLACYQGRQGVVRPETAALLFEDALPKGGTCRTDLGRTLHELGFSLPGWRTGEEVTHSLAMCVNTADSPNGRRAGSVTWGGAAKTQQWIDPSTGIVAFFGTQLLELDGRPFGRELDAFERKVYGALEVGAKL, from the exons atgcCAGCGCCCAAGCCTCCCCCGCACCTGACGCAGGAGGGCaagcgcgcgctcgacgcaTGGCTCAAGGCTGAGGTTGCCAAGGGCGAGCATCCAGCCATGTTCGCTATCGTCGCAACCTCCTCCGAGGTGCTGTATGAGGGTGTGCGCGGCGACCGGGTGTTCGGGCAACCGGAGAAGGGCCGGGTCGACTGGGATACGA CGTTGCAGCTGTGGAGCATGACCAAGCTGGTGACGAGCGTGGCGTGCCTGCAACTCATGGAGGCGGGCAAGGTggatgtcgacgacggccagTTGATCGAGACTATTCTtcccgagctcgccaagcagcCCATTCTGCTAGGGTATGAGGGTGACAAGCCAGTGTTCAAGAAACGCACACTCCCCCTCACACtccgccatctcctcacCCACACGTGCGGGAGTACGTATACGCTCGAGGGGACGCCGCTGGCCAAGTGGGCCGCGCAGACGGGTCACAGGTCATGGCTCGCTAAGggtgccaagctcgacagcATCACCCGACCGCTCCTCTTCGAACCCGGTACCGCCTTCGAGTATGGGCACGGCATCGACTGGGCTGGTCTGCTTGTTGAGCGCGTCAGCGGCCTCACGTTGGAAGACTACTTCCGCCGTCACATCTGGAGTCACGTCCCGGGCGAATGTCGGAGTATGACATTCTACCCCACTCCCAGATCGAAGCGACGCATGATGGGCATGCATGGCCGCGTGGGTGGCAAGGTCGTTCCCGATCCCGGCTGGCGAGACGTGACGGTCTGGCATGCAATGGACATCAAGTTCCGGTTCGGCGGGGCTGGGCTAATCGGCACGGCGCGCGACTATACAGCCTTCCTGCAACACCTACTCGCATGTTACCAGGGCCGACAAGGTGTGGTGCGCCCCGAGACGGCCGCGTTGCTGTTCGAAGACGCGCTTCCGAAGGGCGGGACGTGTCGTACGGATCTCGGCCGGACATTGCACGAGTTGGGATTCTCGCTGCCAGGTTGGCGTACGGGGGAAGAGGTTACCCACTCCCTCGCGATGTGTGTCAATACCGCCGACTCGCCCAATGGACGCCGGGCTGGATCCGTGACGTGGGGCGGAGCGGCAAAGACACAGCAGTGGATCGACCCGAGTACGGGTATTGTC gcaTTCTTCGGGACACAGCTGCTCGAGTTGGATGGGCGGCCTTTTGggcgcgagctcgatgcgTTCGAGCGCAAGGTGTATGGCGcgcttgaggtcggcgccaAGCTATAG
- a CDS encoding uncharacterized protein (Alpha/beta hydrolase family), whose amino-acid sequence MIIILVHGLWSAAAHWRGVIESLKSLGVTDVVTVELPLESVNGDAQVVREAIRKAGGNVVLAGQGYAGMVITEAGTEDAVKGLVYICALVPNSGESSTTVLASHPSDLAPDLEVVDGKLRIKDDKFKDDYCHDLSDEAVQWLRETGRNPSPSVMGEAVTNAAWKDKQSFYIVAEGDKCVTHANQDRMADAIGAVRIASVDGASHAMAVSHPGEVGLFVAGAARVCGA is encoded by the exons ATGATAatcatcctcgtccacgGCCTCtggagcgccgccgcgcactGGCGCGGTGTCATCGAGTCGCTCAAATCGCTTGGCGTGACCGACGTCGTGACCGTCGAGCTGCCCCTTGAGAGCGTAAATGGCGATGCTCAAGTCGTGCGCGAGGCAATCAGGAAGGCTGGTGGCAACGTTGTCCTCGCGGGACAGGGGTACGCCGGAATGGTCATCACTGAGGCTGGAACCGAGGACGCCGTCAAGG GCCTGGTGTACATCTGCGCACTCGTCCCCAACTCCGGCGAGTCCTCCACTACCGTCCTGGCGTCCCACCCATCCGACCTCGCTCCAGACCTCGAGGTAGTCGACGGCAAACTCCGCATCAAAGACGACAAGTTCAAGGACGACTACTGCCACGACCTGTCTGACGAGGCGGTCCAGTGGCTCCGCGAAACAGGCCGTAACCCCTCGCCAAGCGTCATGGGTGAGGCGGTCACGAATGCCGCGTGGAAGGATAAACAGAGCTTCTACATCGTCGCTGAAGGGGACAAGTGCGTGACACACGCCAACCAGGACAGAATGGCCGACGCTATTGGGGCGGTCAGGATTGCCAGCGTCGATGGCGCAAGTCACGCCATGGCCGTCTCGCACCCGGGAGAGGTGGGGCTGTTCGTAGCTGGTGCGGCGAGGGTTTGCGGCGCGTAG
- a CDS encoding uncharacterized protein (Class II Aldolase and Adducin N-terminal domain), which produces MQAPEFKQSEEGLAQKGFDRVWRGNKAGTIKATTYPDFYYKTDEESLLQKREWVKEHLALCFRLWGRAGYNVGVAGHITVRDPILRDHYWMNPFGLHFSLITKSSLCLVTPDGYVHPEIGAQLPINMAGFHIHSAIHRGRPEVEAAGHCHSSNGKAWSVFGRPIDITTQDSCLFYDNLSVYKSFGGIVLADEEGNNIARAIGPKNMTIILQNHGLLTLGETVDEMCSYFMALDSACGIQLQIEAASASGIQKQIIDDNSAKFTASAIQNGEAMYFALQSEIGLMRALHPDALE; this is translated from the exons ATGCAGGCACCAGAGTTCAAGCAGTCCGAGGAGGGTCTCGCCCAGAAGGGCTTCGACCGCGTCTGGCGTGGTAACAAGGCCGGTACCATCAAGGCCACCACGTACCCCGACTTTTACTACAagacggacgaggagagcctGCTCCAGAAGCGCGAGTGGGTCAAGGAGCACCTGGCCTTGTGCTTCCGCCTCTGGGGTCGGGCTGGATACAACGTCGGCGTGGCTGGGCACATTACCGTCCGCGACCCCATCCTCCGCGAC CACTACTGGATGAACCCCTTCGGACTCCACTTCAGCTTGATCACCAAGAGCTC gctCTGCCTCGTCACCCCCGACGGCTACGTGCACCCCGAGATCGGTGCCCAGCTGCCCATCAACATGGCCGGCTTCCACATCCACAGCGCGATCCACCGTGGTCGCCCTGAAGTCGAGGCTGCAGGCCACTGCCACAGCTCGAACGGTAAGGCGTGGTCCGTCTTCGGCCGCCCCATCGACATCACGACGCAAGACAGCTGTCTCTTCTACGACAACTTGAGCGTATACAAGTCGTTTGGTGGCATTGtactcgccgacgaggagggtaACAACATTGCACGCGCGATCGGGCCCAAGAACATGACGATTATCCTCCAGAACCACGGACtgctcaccctcggcgaGACGGTCGATGAGATGTGCTCGTACTTTATGGCTCTTGACAGCGCGTGCGGTATCCAGCTCCAGATTGAGGCTGCGTCCGCTTCGGGCATCCAGAAACAGATCATCGACGACAACAGCGCCAAGTTTACCGCCTCCGCCATCCAGAACGGCGAGGCCATGTACTTTGCCCTCCAGAGCGAGATTGGGCTCATGCGTGCTCTTCAccccgacgcgctcgagtaG